The Nycticebus coucang isolate mNycCou1 chromosome 5, mNycCou1.pri, whole genome shotgun sequence genome window below encodes:
- the ACADM gene encoding medium-chain specific acyl-CoA dehydrogenase, mitochondrial isoform X2, producing the protein MAAGFRRSVGVLRSISHFGWRSQHTKATPKHEPGLGYSFDLTEQQKEFQATARKFAREEIIPVAAEYDKTGEYPVPLIKRAWELGLMNTHIPESCGGLGLGTFDACLITEELAYGCTGVQTAIEANSLGQMPVIIAGNDQQKKKYLGRLTEEPLMCAYCVTEPGAGSDVAGLKTKAEKKGDEYIINGQKMWITNGGKANWYFLLARSDPDPKAPAGKAFTGFIVEADTPGIQIGRKELNMGQRCSDTRGIVFEDVKVPKENVLIGEGAGFKIAMGAFDKTRPPVAAGAVGLAQRALDEATKYALERKTFGRPIAEHQGIAFLLAEMAMKVELARLSYQRAAWEVDAGRRNTYYASIAKAFAGDIANQVATDAVQIFGGNGFNTEYPVEKLMRDAKIYQIYEGTTQIQRLIIAREHVGKYKN; encoded by the exons GTCCTAAGAAGTATTTCCCATTTTGGCTGGAGATCACAACATACAAAAGCTACGCCAAAACATGAACCAGGATTAGGATATAGTTTTG ATCTCACTGAACAACAGAAAGAATTTCAAGCTACTGCTCGTAAATTTGCCAGAGAGGAAATAATACCAGTTGCTGCAGAATATGATAAAACTGGTGAA tacccTGTCCCCCTGATTAAAAGAGCTTGGGAACTCGGTTTAATGAATACACACATTCCAGAGAGTTGTG GAGGACTCGGACTTGGAACTTTTGATGCTTGTTTAATAACTGAAGAATTGGCTTATGGATGTACTGGGGTTCAGACTGCTATTGAAGCAAATTCTTTGGGA CAAATGCCTGTTATTATTGCTGGAAACGATCagcaaaaaaagaagtatttgggGAGACTGACTGAAGAGCCATTGATGTGT GCCTACTGTGTAACAGAACCTGGAGCAGGCTCTGATGTAGCTGGTTTAAAGAccaaagcagaaaagaaaggagatgagTATATTATTAATGGTCAGAAGATGTGGATCACCAATGGAGGAAAAGCTAATTG GTATTTTTTATTGGCACGTTCTGATCCAGATCCTAAGGCTCCTGCTGGCAAAGCCTTTACTGGATTTATTGTGGAAGCAGATACCCCAGGAATACAGATTGGAAGAAAG GAATTGAACATGGGCCAGCGATGCTCAGATACTAGAGGAATTGTCTTTGAAGATGTGAAAGTGCCTAAGGAAAATGTCTTAATTGGTGAAGGAGCTGGTTTCAAAATTGCCATGGGAGCTTTTGATAAAACCAGACCTCCA GTAGCAGCTGGTGCCGTTGGATTAGCACAAAGAGCTTTGGATGAAGCTACCAAGTATGCCCTAGAAAGGAAAACTTTTGGAAGGCCAATTGCAGAG caCCAAGGGATAGCATTTCTGCTGGCTGAAATGGCAATGAAAGTTGAACTAGCTAGATTGAGTTACCAGCGAGCAGCCTGGGAGGTTGATGCTGGTCGCCGAAATACCTATTATGCTTCTATTGCAAAGGCATTTGCCGGAGATATTGCAAATCAGGTAGCTACTGATGCTGTGCAGATTTTTGGAGGCAACGGATTCAATACAGAATATCCTGTAGAGAAACTAATGAGGGATGCTAAGATCTATCAG atttatgAAGGTACTACACAAATTCAAAGGCTTATTATAGCCCGTGAACATGTTggcaaatataaaaactaa
- the ACADM gene encoding medium-chain specific acyl-CoA dehydrogenase, mitochondrial isoform X1, producing MRFGFVIWRRSLPRCVRLKSKRAYPRSCREACILVLRSISHFGWRSQHTKATPKHEPGLGYSFDLTEQQKEFQATARKFAREEIIPVAAEYDKTGEYPVPLIKRAWELGLMNTHIPESCGGLGLGTFDACLITEELAYGCTGVQTAIEANSLGQMPVIIAGNDQQKKKYLGRLTEEPLMCAYCVTEPGAGSDVAGLKTKAEKKGDEYIINGQKMWITNGGKANWYFLLARSDPDPKAPAGKAFTGFIVEADTPGIQIGRKELNMGQRCSDTRGIVFEDVKVPKENVLIGEGAGFKIAMGAFDKTRPPVAAGAVGLAQRALDEATKYALERKTFGRPIAEHQGIAFLLAEMAMKVELARLSYQRAAWEVDAGRRNTYYASIAKAFAGDIANQVATDAVQIFGGNGFNTEYPVEKLMRDAKIYQIYEGTTQIQRLIIAREHVGKYKN from the exons GTCCTAAGAAGTATTTCCCATTTTGGCTGGAGATCACAACATACAAAAGCTACGCCAAAACATGAACCAGGATTAGGATATAGTTTTG ATCTCACTGAACAACAGAAAGAATTTCAAGCTACTGCTCGTAAATTTGCCAGAGAGGAAATAATACCAGTTGCTGCAGAATATGATAAAACTGGTGAA tacccTGTCCCCCTGATTAAAAGAGCTTGGGAACTCGGTTTAATGAATACACACATTCCAGAGAGTTGTG GAGGACTCGGACTTGGAACTTTTGATGCTTGTTTAATAACTGAAGAATTGGCTTATGGATGTACTGGGGTTCAGACTGCTATTGAAGCAAATTCTTTGGGA CAAATGCCTGTTATTATTGCTGGAAACGATCagcaaaaaaagaagtatttgggGAGACTGACTGAAGAGCCATTGATGTGT GCCTACTGTGTAACAGAACCTGGAGCAGGCTCTGATGTAGCTGGTTTAAAGAccaaagcagaaaagaaaggagatgagTATATTATTAATGGTCAGAAGATGTGGATCACCAATGGAGGAAAAGCTAATTG GTATTTTTTATTGGCACGTTCTGATCCAGATCCTAAGGCTCCTGCTGGCAAAGCCTTTACTGGATTTATTGTGGAAGCAGATACCCCAGGAATACAGATTGGAAGAAAG GAATTGAACATGGGCCAGCGATGCTCAGATACTAGAGGAATTGTCTTTGAAGATGTGAAAGTGCCTAAGGAAAATGTCTTAATTGGTGAAGGAGCTGGTTTCAAAATTGCCATGGGAGCTTTTGATAAAACCAGACCTCCA GTAGCAGCTGGTGCCGTTGGATTAGCACAAAGAGCTTTGGATGAAGCTACCAAGTATGCCCTAGAAAGGAAAACTTTTGGAAGGCCAATTGCAGAG caCCAAGGGATAGCATTTCTGCTGGCTGAAATGGCAATGAAAGTTGAACTAGCTAGATTGAGTTACCAGCGAGCAGCCTGGGAGGTTGATGCTGGTCGCCGAAATACCTATTATGCTTCTATTGCAAAGGCATTTGCCGGAGATATTGCAAATCAGGTAGCTACTGATGCTGTGCAGATTTTTGGAGGCAACGGATTCAATACAGAATATCCTGTAGAGAAACTAATGAGGGATGCTAAGATCTATCAG atttatgAAGGTACTACACAAATTCAAAGGCTTATTATAGCCCGTGAACATGTTggcaaatataaaaactaa
- the RABGGTB gene encoding geranylgeranyl transferase type-2 subunit beta isoform X1: MGTPQKDVIIKSDAPDTLLLEKHADYIASYGSKKDDYEYCMSEYLRMSGIYWGLTVMDLMGQLHRMNREEILTFIKSCQHECGGISASIGHDPHLLYTLSAVQILTLYDSVNVIDVNKVVEYVQSLQKEDGSFAGDIWGEIDTRFSFCAVATLALLGKLDAINVEKAIEFVLSCMNFDGGFGCRPGSESHAGQIYCCTGFLAITSQLHQVNSDLLGWWLCERQLPSGGLNGRPEKLPDVCYSWWVLASLKIIGRLHWIDREKLRSFILACQDEETGGFADRPGDMVDPFHTLFGIAGLSLLGEEQIKPVSPVFCMPEEVLQRVNVQPELVS; the protein is encoded by the exons ATG ggcACTCCACAAAAGGATGTTATTATCAAATCAGATGCACCTGACACTCTGTTATTGGAGAAACACGCAGATTATATCGCTTCTTATGGCTCTAAGAAAGATGATTAT GAATACTGCATGTCTGAGTATTTGAGAATGAGTGGCATCTATTGGGGTCTGACAGTAATGGATCTAATGGGACAGCTTCATCGCATGAACAGGGAAGAAATTCTGACATTTATTAAGTCATGCCAACATGAGTGTGGTGGAATAAGTGCTAGTATTGGACACGATCCTCATCTTTTGTACACTCTGAGTGCTGTCCAG ATTCTTACTCTGTATGATAGTGTTAACGTTATCGACGTAAACAAAGTTGTGGAATATGTTCAAAGTCTACAGAAAGAAGATGGTTCTTTTGCTGGAGACATATGGG GAGAAATTGATACAAGATTCTCTTTCTGTGCAGTGGCTACTTTGGCTCTTTTG ggGAAGCTTGATGCTATTAATGTGGAAAAGGCAATTGAATTTGTTTTATCCTGTATGAACTTTGATGGTGGATTTGGTTGCAGACCAGGTTCCGAATCCCATGCTGGGCAg ATCTATTGTTGCACAGGATTCCTGGCTATTACTAGTCAGTTGCATCAAGTAAATTCTGATTTACTTGGTTGGTGGCTTTGTGAACGACAGTTACCCTCAGGTGGACTCAATGGAAGGCCAGAGAAG tTACCAGACGTATGCTATTCGTGGTGGGTGTTGGCATCTCTAAAGATAATTGGAAGGCTTCATTGGATTGATAGAGAGAAACTTCGTAGTTTTATCTTAGCATGTCAAGATGAAGAAACAGGGGGATTTGCAGACAGGCCAGGAGATATG gtgGATCCTTTTCATACATTATTTGGAATTGCTGGATTGTCACTTTTAGGAGAAGAACAGATTAAGCCTGTTAGCCCTGTTTTTTGCATGCCTGAAGAAGTGCTTCAGAGGGTGAATGTTCAGCCTGAGCTAGTGAGCTAG
- the RABGGTB gene encoding geranylgeranyl transferase type-2 subunit beta isoform X3, whose amino-acid sequence MGTPQKDVIIKSDAPDTLLLEKHADYIASYGSKKDDYEYCMSEYLRMSGIYWGLTVMDLMGQLHRMNREEILTFIKSCQHECGGISASIGHDPHLLYTLSAVQILTLYDSVNVIDVNKVVEYVQSLQKEDGSFAGDIWGEIDTRFSFCAVATLALLGKLDAINVEKAIEFVLSCMNFDGGFGCRPGSESHAGQLPDVCYSWWVLASLKIIGRLHWIDREKLRSFILACQDEETGGFADRPGDMVDPFHTLFGIAGLSLLGEEQIKPVSPVFCMPEEVLQRVNVQPELVS is encoded by the exons ATG ggcACTCCACAAAAGGATGTTATTATCAAATCAGATGCACCTGACACTCTGTTATTGGAGAAACACGCAGATTATATCGCTTCTTATGGCTCTAAGAAAGATGATTAT GAATACTGCATGTCTGAGTATTTGAGAATGAGTGGCATCTATTGGGGTCTGACAGTAATGGATCTAATGGGACAGCTTCATCGCATGAACAGGGAAGAAATTCTGACATTTATTAAGTCATGCCAACATGAGTGTGGTGGAATAAGTGCTAGTATTGGACACGATCCTCATCTTTTGTACACTCTGAGTGCTGTCCAG ATTCTTACTCTGTATGATAGTGTTAACGTTATCGACGTAAACAAAGTTGTGGAATATGTTCAAAGTCTACAGAAAGAAGATGGTTCTTTTGCTGGAGACATATGGG GAGAAATTGATACAAGATTCTCTTTCTGTGCAGTGGCTACTTTGGCTCTTTTG ggGAAGCTTGATGCTATTAATGTGGAAAAGGCAATTGAATTTGTTTTATCCTGTATGAACTTTGATGGTGGATTTGGTTGCAGACCAGGTTCCGAATCCCATGCTGGGCAg tTACCAGACGTATGCTATTCGTGGTGGGTGTTGGCATCTCTAAAGATAATTGGAAGGCTTCATTGGATTGATAGAGAGAAACTTCGTAGTTTTATCTTAGCATGTCAAGATGAAGAAACAGGGGGATTTGCAGACAGGCCAGGAGATATG gtgGATCCTTTTCATACATTATTTGGAATTGCTGGATTGTCACTTTTAGGAGAAGAACAGATTAAGCCTGTTAGCCCTGTTTTTTGCATGCCTGAAGAAGTGCTTCAGAGGGTGAATGTTCAGCCTGAGCTAGTGAGCTAG